The proteins below come from a single Halomonas binhaiensis genomic window:
- a CDS encoding DUF2170 family protein translates to MSWNLDSLKDCLRREEWEIAEEGDCLRITNEDGLDAYLAVSGEQIVVESVLFSTEDVKDEAGLNEKILRTHQIFPLTTIGISTINGEDYYIAFGALFSESKQESVITEVESLFGNIPAFLEAYEEHLI, encoded by the coding sequence ATGTCCTGGAATCTGGATAGCCTCAAGGATTGCCTGCGCAGAGAAGAGTGGGAGATTGCCGAGGAAGGCGATTGCCTGCGTATCACCAATGAAGATGGACTGGATGCGTATCTGGCCGTCAGTGGTGAGCAGATCGTGGTGGAGAGTGTGCTGTTCTCCACAGAGGATGTGAAAGACGAAGCTGGATTGAATGAAAAGATTCTGCGTACCCACCAGATCTTCCCGCTGACGACCATCGGCATTTCAACCATTAATGGCGAAGATTATTATATTGCCTTCGGTGCGCTTTTTTCTGAATCAAAACAGGAAAGCGTTATCACCGAAGTAGAAAGTCTCTTCGGTAATATTCCTGCGTTTCTTGAAGCATACGAAGAGCATCTGATCTAG
- a CDS encoding PAAR domain-containing protein, producing the protein MFSPGDGVILEGDATTHGGRVISGQSNYQVNGKAVAVVGDMVSCPKKGHGVCPIIEGHPTITVNGKAVAFHGCHTGCGAQLISSSANMHSLGD; encoded by the coding sequence ATGTTCAGTCCTGGAGATGGTGTGATTCTGGAAGGGGATGCCACTACGCATGGTGGTCGGGTGATTTCCGGTCAGTCGAACTATCAGGTCAATGGCAAGGCGGTGGCGGTGGTGGGGGATATGGTGTCCTGTCCGAAGAAGGGCCACGGGGTATGTCCGATTATCGAGGGGCATCCCACCATTACCGTCAACGGCAAGGCGGTGGCCTTCCATGGCTGCCACACGGGATGCGGTGCACAGTTGATTTCATCTTCGGCGAATATGCATTCGCTGGGTGACTGA